In the Thermodesulfobacteriota bacterium genome, one interval contains:
- a CDS encoding TrkH family potassium uptake protein: MGLSFSFIFRTSEEISVKEGLAIVALGWISISFFGAIPFILTGSIPSLTDAFFESISGFTTTGASILNDIESLPKSVLLWRNLIQWLGGMGVIAIAVAVLPFIGVGGFQLFKAEAPGPTKDKISPRISQTAKLLWGIYLLFTLLEILLILVGGLDLFDALCITFGTMATGGYAPYNESIGAFNSPYLHYIITVFMFVAATNFNLHYLALTGRPSSYIKSTEFKFYVSLVGLATSGTLLIRYLEGHKFDEELIRHSLFQVISILTTTGFVTEDYELWPFNAQFILLILMFIGGCSSSTGGAIKNIRICVMLKFLLVSLKKIFRPHGIFPIRVDTKVVDDRVVLSIIAFILLYMMLFILGVLILTFQDVNIDTAIGAVAATLGNVGPGIGSVGPTENYSHLPTISKWFLSFLMLAGRLELYAVLVLFVPDFWRD, from the coding sequence ATGGGTTTATCGTTTTCCTTCATCTTTAGAACATCGGAAGAGATCTCGGTAAAAGAAGGGCTAGCAATAGTGGCTTTGGGATGGATTAGCATTTCCTTTTTTGGCGCAATACCTTTCATCCTTACCGGATCTATCCCTTCTTTGACCGACGCTTTTTTCGAAAGTATCTCTGGATTTACTACCACAGGAGCAAGCATTTTAAATGACATTGAATCTCTTCCTAAAAGCGTTCTCCTTTGGCGAAACCTCATCCAATGGCTCGGTGGAATGGGGGTTATCGCCATAGCCGTTGCAGTTTTACCCTTTATAGGGGTTGGTGGATTTCAGCTTTTCAAGGCTGAAGCTCCAGGACCGACAAAAGACAAGATATCTCCTAGGATAAGTCAAACCGCAAAGTTGCTTTGGGGTATATACCTTCTTTTCACACTGCTTGAGATCCTCCTCATCCTTGTTGGAGGGTTGGATCTTTTCGATGCTCTCTGTATAACATTTGGAACGATGGCAACTGGCGGTTACGCACCCTATAACGAGAGTATTGGTGCTTTTAATTCTCCATACCTACATTACATCATCACCGTGTTTATGTTTGTCGCGGCAACGAACTTCAACCTCCATTATCTTGCGCTTACGGGAAGGCCATCCTCTTACATAAAGAGCACAGAGTTCAAGTTCTACGTCTCCCTTGTCGGGTTGGCAACTTCTGGAACTCTTCTCATAAGATACTTGGAAGGCCATAAGTTCGACGAAGAATTAATACGACATTCCCTATTTCAGGTAATCTCTATATTGACAACAACGGGATTCGTAACAGAGGATTACGAATTGTGGCCTTTTAATGCTCAATTTATCCTTCTTATACTTATGTTTATCGGGGGATGCTCTAGTTCTACGGGTGGTGCGATAAAAAACATTAGGATATGCGTGATGCTTAAATTTCTTTTGGTCAGCTTGAAAAAAATATTTAGGCCCCACGGTATATTCCCAATAAGGGTCGACACAAAGGTGGTCGACGATAGAGTTGTACTAAGCATAATAGCCTTCATCCTGCTTTACATGATGCTTTTTATACTAGGAGTTTTGATCTTAACCTTTCAGGATGTGAACATAGATACAGCCATCGGTGCGGTTGCTGCAACCCTCGGGAACGTTGGGCCTGGGATTGGAAGCGTGGGACCTACAGAAAATTATTCCCATCTGCCTACCATATCCAAATGGTTTTTGTCATTTTTGATGCTCGCTGGCCGTCTCGAGCTTTATGCAGTGCTTGTGCTTTTTGTTCCAGATTTCTGGAGAGACTAA
- the fusA gene encoding elongation factor G, whose product MTKKELERLKKIRNIGIVAHIDAGKTTVTERILYYTGKTYKMGEVHEGTAVMDYLPQEQERGITITSACTTCYWKDHEIQLIDTPGHVDFTIEVERSLRVLDGMIAVFCGVGGVEPQSETVWHQADRYRIPRIAFVNKLDRVGSDFFNVIDMMVEKLGANPLPVQIPLGKEDSFSGVVDLTSMKAIVWDEESLGAVYHYVDIPEELKDLSFSYREKLIDAISLIDDKIMELYLSGEEIPESLIHEAIRKGTLSMKLVPVFCGAALKNKGIQPLLDGVVRYLPSPLDVPPVKGKNPKTGEEETRLPSPDEDFTALAFKVIMEEGRKLIYIRIYSGEIKTGDDVLNVNLGRKEKISRIYRIHANQKERIDYAKVGAIVGIVGPKDTSTGHTLTKNKEILLEPINAYQPVISIAVEPKKNADQEKLITILKRIAEEDPTFYVKSDEDSLQTIVSGMGELHLDVIMRRVREEFGVDIHVGKPQVIFKETIENEVYIENSFEKTINNVLYRGTVKLRIAPDERGKGLNVFSGIGMDHPAYNYLEAIEEGIYEAANTGVLKGYPVTDIRVYILDASFNNPEFARLTLKMAAHEGFRKGCMEASPVLLYPVMSLSVTTPNEFLGDIINDLNVRKCQIKNIITKEKIAIIEAYAPLTEMFGYSTDIRSLTQGRASFTMYFSHYDAIEYEKG is encoded by the coding sequence ATGACGAAAAAAGAGCTAGAAAGGCTAAAGAAAATAAGAAACATTGGGATCGTTGCCCACATAGATGCCGGAAAGACAACCGTTACTGAGAGGATCCTCTACTACACTGGAAAGACCTATAAAATGGGTGAAGTTCACGAAGGAACGGCGGTTATGGATTACTTACCTCAAGAACAGGAAAGGGGTATAACTATTACGTCGGCCTGTACCACGTGCTACTGGAAGGATCATGAGATTCAGCTTATCGATACACCTGGTCATGTAGATTTTACGATAGAGGTTGAGAGATCTTTGCGAGTACTCGATGGGATGATCGCTGTCTTTTGTGGAGTTGGCGGAGTCGAACCACAGTCCGAAACCGTATGGCACCAGGCGGACAGGTACCGGATACCACGTATCGCCTTTGTAAATAAGCTAGACAGGGTTGGATCCGACTTTTTTAACGTAATAGACATGATGGTTGAAAAATTGGGTGCCAATCCTTTACCTGTCCAGATCCCGCTAGGAAAAGAGGATAGTTTTTCGGGCGTTGTGGACCTTACATCAATGAAGGCCATAGTTTGGGATGAAGAGAGTCTAGGCGCAGTTTACCATTATGTTGATATACCAGAAGAACTTAAGGACCTGTCTTTCAGCTACAGGGAAAAGCTCATAGACGCGATATCCCTAATAGATGACAAAATCATGGAGCTTTATCTTTCGGGGGAGGAAATTCCGGAGTCTTTAATCCATGAGGCTATAAGGAAGGGGACCCTATCGATGAAACTCGTCCCGGTCTTTTGTGGAGCTGCGCTTAAAAACAAAGGTATTCAACCTCTTCTTGATGGTGTGGTGAGATATCTCCCTTCTCCGCTTGACGTACCGCCTGTGAAAGGGAAAAATCCAAAAACAGGAGAGGAAGAAACAAGATTGCCTTCACCGGATGAAGATTTTACAGCCCTTGCCTTCAAGGTAATTATGGAAGAAGGAAGAAAGCTTATATACATAAGGATATATTCGGGAGAAATAAAAACGGGGGACGATGTTTTAAACGTTAATCTCGGCAGGAAGGAGAAGATTTCGAGGATCTACAGGATCCATGCAAACCAAAAGGAAAGAATAGATTATGCAAAGGTCGGAGCGATAGTTGGAATTGTGGGTCCAAAAGACACATCAACCGGTCATACGCTCACAAAGAATAAAGAGATCTTACTTGAACCCATAAATGCCTATCAGCCTGTCATATCCATTGCGGTTGAGCCCAAAAAGAATGCGGACCAGGAAAAGCTTATTACGATACTAAAAAGGATAGCGGAAGAGGACCCCACTTTTTACGTCAAGTCAGACGAAGATTCTTTACAAACTATCGTCTCAGGTATGGGAGAGCTCCACTTGGACGTCATAATGAGGAGGGTTAGGGAGGAGTTTGGAGTTGACATACACGTTGGCAAACCTCAGGTCATATTTAAGGAGACGATAGAAAATGAGGTCTACATAGAGAACAGCTTCGAAAAGACTATAAATAACGTGCTTTACAGAGGGACTGTTAAGTTAAGAATCGCCCCCGACGAGAGAGGAAAGGGACTAAACGTTTTTTCTGGGATTGGAATGGACCACCCAGCTTATAACTATCTTGAGGCAATAGAAGAGGGAATTTATGAAGCAGCGAATACCGGTGTGCTTAAAGGTTATCCGGTTACGGACATAAGGGTGTACATTCTCGATGCGTCCTTCAACAACCCAGAATTTGCAAGGCTGACGCTTAAGATGGCTGCCCACGAAGGTTTTAGAAAGGGCTGTATGGAAGCCTCACCTGTGCTTCTTTATCCTGTCATGTCTTTGAGTGTTACAACTCCCAACGAGTTTCTTGGAGATATAATAAATGACCTAAATGTGAGGAAGTGCCAGATAAAAAACATAATAACTAAAGAGAAAATAGCGATAATCGAGGCTTACGCACCTCTTACAGAAATGTTCGGTTATTCTACGGACATAAGATCTCTAACACAAGGAAGAGCATCATTTACCATGTATTTTTCCCATTATGACGCCATAGAGTATGAAAAGGGTTAA
- a CDS encoding biotin--[acetyl-CoA-carboxylase] ligase: MKRVNYAEKLHMVGEGKEALNPERIKAYLTTTKIGRKIVYRRVIESTNTYALNLAKRGEEEGTCVVSDMQTKGRGRLERKWFSPPNENIYMSIILRPKVLQDQIYNLAFLSCLAVYDVVKPILESEPALKWPNDVLIKGKKVSGTLIEIAHGSETLDFAVVGIGLNVNMEEEDLPQDLKGVATSLYIETKKKHSRDLICANLINNFEKYYLKFLEEGPDVIRILWEEKAKIRGRVLTLQEGEKVILGICEGLNEKGGLVIKTERGTEVVYTGDLKAMSWS, from the coding sequence ATGAAAAGGGTTAATTATGCCGAAAAGTTACATATGGTCGGAGAGGGAAAGGAAGCTTTAAATCCAGAGAGAATCAAAGCGTATCTAACGACAACGAAAATAGGCAGAAAGATCGTGTATAGAAGGGTAATAGAGTCCACGAATACATATGCTTTGAATCTTGCAAAAAGAGGTGAGGAGGAAGGTACCTGTGTTGTTTCTGATATGCAGACTAAAGGAAGAGGAAGGCTCGAAAGGAAGTGGTTCTCACCTCCAAATGAAAACATTTACATGTCGATTATCCTTAGGCCCAAGGTTTTACAAGATCAAATTTACAATCTGGCCTTCCTTTCTTGCCTTGCGGTTTATGACGTGGTAAAGCCTATCTTAGAATCGGAGCCCGCACTTAAATGGCCTAACGACGTACTCATCAAGGGAAAAAAAGTGAGCGGAACGCTTATTGAGATTGCCCATGGATCCGAAACTTTGGATTTCGCAGTGGTAGGTATCGGTCTTAATGTGAATATGGAGGAAGAAGATCTGCCCCAAGATTTAAAAGGAGTGGCAACTTCTCTTTACATTGAGACCAAAAAAAAACACAGTCGGGACCTTATCTGTGCAAATCTCATAAACAACTTTGAAAAGTACTACTTGAAGTTTTTAGAAGAAGGTCCGGATGTAATACGCATACTTTGGGAGGAGAAAGCCAAAATTAGAGGAAGAGTTTTAACCCTCCAAGAAGGGGAGAAAGTGATCTTAGGGATATGTGAGGGTTTAAACGAGAAAGGAGGCCTCGTAATTAAAACTGAAAGGGGCACAGAGGTAGTATACACTGGTGATCTTAAAGCGATGTCATGGTCCTAG
- the plsY gene encoding glycerol-3-phosphate 1-O-acyltransferase PlsY encodes MGDPKLYVFYLSLSYLLGSIPFGLILSKLKGVDPRKVGSGNIGATNVMRAVGKRLGFLTLLCDLLKAGLPVLFGRISNLDPLFSISMGFASFLGHSFPIWLKFRGGKGVAPALGAFLFFNPHATLYAIFIFVFVFFLWRYVSLASLVSSFSFPFILFLLGERKEVVFMASLFVALIFLRHRENIRRLKEGRENRVNL; translated from the coding sequence ATGGGTGATCCGAAGCTTTACGTTTTTTATCTTTCCCTTTCTTACCTTTTGGGTTCAATACCCTTCGGTCTTATACTTTCAAAACTTAAGGGGGTGGATCCGAGAAAGGTCGGAAGTGGAAATATAGGTGCAACAAATGTCATGCGGGCAGTAGGAAAAAGGCTCGGTTTCTTGACCCTTCTTTGCGATCTTTTGAAGGCCGGGCTACCCGTGCTTTTCGGGCGAATCTCAAATCTCGATCCGCTCTTCTCAATATCCATGGGCTTTGCTTCATTTTTGGGCCATTCTTTTCCCATATGGCTTAAATTCAGAGGAGGAAAAGGAGTCGCACCTGCCCTTGGTGCCTTCCTCTTTTTCAATCCTCACGCTACTTTATATGCCATTTTTATTTTTGTCTTCGTTTTTTTTCTCTGGAGATACGTCTCTTTAGCTTCGCTTGTCTCCTCCTTTAGTTTTCCGTTTATACTCTTTTTGTTGGGCGAAAGAAAAGAGGTAGTCTTTATGGCTTCTCTTTTTGTCGCGCTTATCTTTTTAAGGCACAGGGAGAATATAAGAAGACTTAAGGAAGGCAGGGAAAACCGGGTAAACCTTTAG
- the trkA gene encoding Trk system potassium transporter TrkA codes for MKIVIIGAGEVGYQIADKLSKEGHDIVVVEKDRERCQKIEESIDVAVIHGDGASQSTLYEAGAKSADMLIAATSVDEVNLLSCLIASKLGVRRKIARVRNPEYYSESSVLKKEDLGVDLMINPEFEVAEEITRLLIRSVASEIIEFEDGKILMVGLKVDQDAPIINKQLKSLGTENQRKKFRVVAICKNNKTIIPHGDEYISKNDQVFVVTKREGLDELLEMAGKKDSALKKVMILGGGRIGRKVAENLEKRDIKVTLLESDRERSLEVASALKKCTVINLNGAEIDALAREGITNMDALVATTSDDETNIITCLFAKHLGIKKTIALVNKTVYMPLMPVIGIDSTVNVRLSTANAILRFLRKGDVVSVATFHGIDAEAIEIKVGRDSKMVNKPLKELKFPEGSLVAAIIKENEVIVPYGDTVIEPGNRVILFALPHAIHDLEERF; via the coding sequence GTGAAGATAGTTATAATAGGTGCGGGAGAAGTAGGGTACCAGATAGCTGATAAGCTATCGAAAGAGGGCCACGACATCGTTGTTGTTGAGAAAGACAGGGAGAGGTGTCAAAAAATCGAAGAGTCCATAGATGTCGCGGTAATACATGGAGATGGGGCAAGCCAGTCAACTCTTTATGAGGCGGGAGCAAAGTCTGCTGATATGCTCATTGCTGCGACATCGGTGGACGAAGTCAACCTCCTCTCCTGCCTTATTGCCTCCAAATTGGGCGTAAGAAGGAAGATCGCTAGAGTTAGAAATCCGGAATACTACAGCGAGTCTTCAGTTCTAAAGAAGGAAGATTTGGGTGTCGACCTCATGATAAACCCTGAATTTGAGGTGGCAGAGGAGATAACGAGGTTGCTTATAAGGTCCGTTGCTTCAGAGATCATAGAATTCGAGGACGGAAAGATTCTTATGGTAGGTTTGAAAGTGGACCAGGATGCTCCAATAATCAACAAACAGCTTAAGTCTTTGGGAACGGAAAACCAAAGGAAAAAATTCCGAGTCGTTGCCATATGCAAGAACAACAAGACCATAATCCCACACGGAGATGAATACATAAGTAAAAATGATCAGGTTTTCGTTGTGACAAAAAGGGAAGGACTCGATGAACTTTTGGAGATGGCAGGGAAAAAGGATAGCGCTTTGAAGAAGGTCATGATTCTGGGAGGGGGAAGGATAGGGAGAAAGGTAGCTGAAAACTTGGAAAAAAGAGATATAAAAGTGACCCTTTTGGAATCAGATAGGGAAAGGTCATTGGAAGTGGCAAGTGCCCTCAAAAAATGTACAGTGATAAACTTGAATGGAGCGGAGATAGATGCACTTGCAAGAGAGGGGATTACGAACATGGATGCCCTCGTAGCCACAACGTCAGACGATGAGACAAACATAATTACTTGCCTTTTTGCAAAGCATTTGGGAATAAAAAAGACGATAGCCCTTGTGAATAAGACCGTTTACATGCCCCTTATGCCTGTTATTGGAATCGACTCCACAGTTAACGTTAGATTATCTACCGCAAATGCCATTCTACGCTTTTTAAGAAAGGGGGATGTTGTTTCGGTTGCAACCTTCCACGGGATAGACGCAGAGGCGATCGAAATAAAGGTGGGAAGGGATAGTAAAATGGTAAATAAGCCATTAAAAGAATTGAAGTTTCCAGAAGGCTCGCTTGTCGCTGCAATAATAAAAGAGAATGAAGTTATTGTGCCATATGGAGATACAGTCATTGAGCCGGGAAATAGGGTTATCCTATTTGCCCTACCCCATGCAATTCATGATCTCGAAGAAAGATTCTGA
- a CDS encoding molybdopterin-dependent oxidoreductase → MATTKEVLTDCTLCYHSCGVRVYVEDGVAKKVEGLESHPLNRGKLCPKGEAMLDTIYHPERILYPMKRVGNKWERISWDQALREISQKLLEIKEKYGPRALGVFSGSVGVENYEIAGLTQRFAFTFGSPNFFSVESICYRMRIRARQITFGKYPTEELDSNLYILWGHNPHASDFPLYLSITENLKKGAKIVVIDPRRIPFADQAHMYIPIRPGTDGALALALINVIINEDLYDKEFVEKYTFGFEKLKEHIKSYTPQWAEKITGVKSEDIIKLARLFAKTKGAGIYQGTNTQDQTASGTHNSRAFAILQTITGNINVPGGWVISPRLRLGNVGSTIDDKPLGADEYPLFYEVWGRKSPYGVITLVPESIPEKIKAFLIIAGNPVVSMPDSNAFKEAFSKLELLVVLDMFMTETAELAHYFLPASSHLEKWGLAYSYNVCHCLPYLMLRKKAIEPLGESVSEWKFFKELSKRLGMEKDFPWQSEEELVDFEVRPSGFDFNYLLNVKPEGDFYQKKEYGIKEGEFATPTKKIEIYSTAMEQAGHDPLPVYIEPHISPVSTPELLKKYPLILTTGIRDLYFTHGQFRNVKKLREKSPEPKAEIGIETAKKYGIEDGDDIIIETPRGQIKLKAQVTDRVMEGVVCVPHGWPKEANVNLLTDTKVREPIMGYPELKSLLCAIRKA, encoded by the coding sequence ATGGCCACCACAAAAGAGGTGCTTACAGATTGTACATTGTGCTACCACAGCTGCGGAGTGAGAGTCTACGTGGAAGATGGAGTTGCAAAAAAGGTGGAGGGTCTCGAATCCCATCCATTGAATAGAGGTAAACTATGCCCGAAGGGCGAAGCGATGCTTGATACTATTTACCATCCCGAAAGGATCCTCTATCCAATGAAGAGGGTTGGAAATAAGTGGGAGAGGATATCGTGGGATCAGGCATTGAGAGAGATATCTCAAAAGTTATTGGAGATAAAGGAAAAGTATGGCCCTAGGGCATTGGGTGTTTTTAGCGGTTCGGTGGGTGTTGAAAACTACGAGATAGCTGGGCTTACTCAGAGGTTTGCATTCACTTTCGGGTCTCCCAACTTTTTCTCTGTTGAAAGCATATGTTACAGGATGAGGATAAGGGCAAGGCAGATAACATTCGGGAAGTATCCTACAGAGGAGCTCGACTCGAACCTTTACATTTTATGGGGTCATAACCCCCATGCTTCCGATTTTCCTCTTTATCTCTCGATAACAGAGAATCTAAAAAAGGGCGCAAAGATTGTCGTTATCGACCCCAGGAGGATTCCATTTGCAGATCAAGCACACATGTACATTCCAATAAGACCCGGGACAGACGGAGCTTTAGCACTCGCTCTCATAAATGTCATCATTAACGAAGACTTATACGACAAAGAATTTGTGGAAAAGTACACCTTTGGCTTTGAAAAACTTAAAGAGCATATAAAAAGCTACACTCCTCAATGGGCGGAGAAGATCACAGGGGTCAAAAGCGAAGACATAATTAAACTGGCAAGGCTTTTTGCAAAAACAAAGGGCGCTGGGATATACCAGGGTACGAACACCCAGGATCAGACGGCAAGCGGAACACACAATAGCAGAGCCTTCGCAATCCTCCAGACTATCACAGGCAACATCAATGTTCCTGGAGGCTGGGTCATAAGTCCGCGCTTAAGGTTGGGAAATGTTGGCTCAACGATAGATGACAAACCTCTTGGTGCGGATGAGTATCCTCTCTTTTACGAGGTTTGGGGAAGAAAGAGTCCTTACGGCGTAATTACCCTTGTACCTGAGAGCATACCAGAAAAGATAAAGGCATTTTTAATAATTGCTGGAAATCCGGTTGTGTCCATGCCCGATTCAAACGCTTTTAAGGAGGCTTTCTCAAAACTAGAACTCCTCGTTGTACTAGACATGTTTATGACCGAGACGGCAGAACTCGCTCACTATTTCCTTCCTGCCTCCTCTCATCTTGAAAAATGGGGGCTTGCATATTCTTACAACGTCTGCCATTGCCTTCCTTATCTTATGCTGCGCAAAAAAGCCATAGAACCACTAGGAGAAAGTGTATCGGAATGGAAATTCTTTAAGGAACTTTCGAAGAGACTTGGCATGGAAAAGGATTTTCCTTGGCAGAGTGAAGAGGAACTTGTGGATTTTGAGGTTAGACCATCGGGATTCGATTTTAACTATCTCTTAAATGTGAAGCCTGAAGGTGATTTTTATCAAAAAAAGGAGTACGGGATAAAGGAAGGTGAATTTGCAACACCCACAAAGAAGATAGAAATTTATAGCACTGCGATGGAACAGGCTGGTCACGACCCACTTCCCGTATACATTGAGCCGCACATAAGCCCCGTCTCAACACCCGAGCTACTAAAGAAGTATCCGCTTATTCTCACAACCGGAATCAGGGACCTTTACTTTACCCATGGCCAGTTTAGAAACGTAAAAAAACTTAGGGAGAAAAGTCCAGAACCTAAGGCTGAGATTGGGATCGAGACGGCGAAAAAGTATGGAATAGAGGACGGAGACGACATAATTATTGAGACTCCGAGAGGTCAAATAAAGCTAAAAGCTCAGGTCACAGATAGGGTGATGGAAGGTGTAGTGTGTGTTCCCCATGGCTGGCCTAAGGAGGCTAATGTTAATCTACTTACGGACACGAAGGTGAGAGAACCTATCATGGGCTATCCCGAGCTTAAATCCCTTCTTTGTGCCATAAGGAAGGCTTAG
- a CDS encoding peptide-binding protein, with translation MKNLKTVVAFLLLFFFLFGCSPGKRKVSYEDEGKPAYGDALITASLGEPTNLIPILTTDAPSHDVAARIYNGLVKYDKDLRIVGDLAESWSVSRDNLIITFRLKKNVKWHDGKPFTAKDVLYTYKVITDPKTPTAYSSDFLEVKKAEVIDDYTFRVTYHRPFAPGLISWAISILPSHLLDGQDITRSPLLRNPIGTGPYKFKEWVAGQRIVLLANEDYFGGRPYIERHIIRFIPDSASMFLELKNSRIDMMGLSPLQYLRQTDYPAFKREFNKYQYLSFSYVYLGYNLKHPFFKEKAVRQALTHAIDKREIIEGVLLGQGIEAHGPYKPDMWAYNPQVKRYEYDKEKAKKLLESCGFVRGKDGILEKDGKRFEFTILVNQGNDVRIRCAELIQKRLAEIGVKVKIRVLEWASLINEFIDKRNFEAVILGWTIPHDPDLFDIWHSSKQGKKELNFISFENKEVDELLVRARHTFNIEERKRYYFRFQEILAEEQPYTFLFIPYANVAIHKRIKGVSPAPLGITYNMEKWYVPYEQMRYKSHVTVYP, from the coding sequence ATGAAGAATTTAAAGACAGTTGTTGCTTTTCTTTTGCTATTCTTTTTCCTCTTTGGATGTTCTCCGGGAAAACGGAAGGTCTCATACGAAGACGAAGGAAAACCAGCATACGGTGATGCTTTAATCACCGCGTCATTGGGGGAGCCTACTAATTTGATCCCAATTCTTACTACCGATGCCCCTTCTCACGATGTGGCGGCACGAATCTACAACGGGCTCGTAAAATATGACAAGGATCTAAGAATAGTTGGAGATCTTGCCGAATCCTGGAGTGTATCGCGGGACAACCTTATTATAACGTTTCGACTAAAAAAAAACGTTAAATGGCACGATGGAAAGCCATTCACGGCAAAGGACGTTCTTTACACCTACAAAGTCATAACGGACCCCAAGACCCCCACAGCTTACTCAAGTGATTTTCTTGAGGTAAAAAAGGCAGAAGTCATAGACGATTACACATTCAGAGTTACTTATCACAGACCTTTTGCACCAGGGCTTATAAGCTGGGCCATCTCTATTCTTCCCTCACACCTTCTCGATGGTCAGGACATAACGAGGTCCCCCCTTCTTAGAAATCCAATCGGCACAGGTCCCTACAAATTCAAAGAATGGGTAGCAGGACAGAGAATTGTACTTCTAGCAAACGAAGACTACTTCGGTGGAAGACCTTACATAGAAAGACACATCATAAGGTTTATTCCGGATTCTGCGAGCATGTTTCTGGAGCTTAAAAACTCTCGTATTGACATGATGGGGCTTTCTCCGCTTCAGTACTTAAGACAGACCGATTATCCAGCCTTCAAAAGGGAATTCAATAAGTATCAGTATCTGTCTTTTAGCTACGTTTATTTAGGGTATAATCTCAAACACCCTTTCTTTAAAGAAAAGGCCGTAAGACAGGCTTTGACTCATGCCATAGATAAAAGAGAGATAATCGAAGGTGTCCTTTTAGGGCAGGGGATCGAAGCCCATGGACCCTACAAACCTGACATGTGGGCTTACAACCCACAAGTAAAGAGATACGAGTACGACAAGGAAAAGGCGAAAAAGCTTCTTGAAAGTTGTGGATTTGTAAGGGGAAAAGACGGAATACTAGAAAAGGACGGAAAAAGATTTGAATTTACAATACTTGTCAACCAGGGGAACGATGTAAGGATAAGGTGCGCGGAACTGATTCAAAAAAGACTTGCGGAGATCGGAGTTAAGGTAAAAATAAGGGTACTCGAATGGGCAAGCCTAATAAATGAGTTCATAGATAAGAGGAACTTTGAAGCTGTCATTCTAGGATGGACCATTCCCCACGATCCCGATCTTTTCGACATATGGCACTCTTCAAAACAGGGAAAAAAGGAGTTGAACTTCATTTCTTTCGAGAATAAAGAGGTGGACGAACTTCTAGTTCGCGCAAGACACACCTTCAACATAGAAGAAAGAAAAAGATACTACTTTAGGTTTCAGGAGATCTTGGCTGAGGAACAGCCTTATACCTTTTTATTCATCCCTTATGCTAACGTGGCGATCCACAAAAGGATAAAAGGTGTTTCGCCCGCTCCTTTAGGGATAACATACAACATGGAAAAATGGTACGTTCCTTACGAACAGATGAGGTATAAAAGCCATGTTACGGTTTATCCTTAA
- a CDS encoding type III pantothenate kinase, translated as MVLVIDIGNTNIVFGVYDGENLVEHYRLGTDIDKTVDEYAILTNSLLSVRKLSFENIDGAIISSVVPPLLVTFQALCEKYMGVKPIVVEPGIRTGMPILYENPAELGADRIVNAVAGYERYKKALIVIDFGTATTFDYVTPEGEFAGGAIVPGLMISLEALFEKASKLPRVELAIPKSVIGKNTIQAMQAGIIFGYASLVDGIVKKMKDEVKTEPYVVATGGFSKLISRVSKTVDEVDEFLTLRGLKILYDKNKDLCKRKTKRGK; from the coding sequence ATGGTCCTAGTAATAGATATTGGGAATACAAACATAGTGTTTGGCGTCTATGATGGAGAAAATCTTGTCGAGCATTATAGGCTCGGAACAGATATCGACAAAACGGTAGACGAATACGCCATCCTCACAAATAGTTTACTCTCCGTGAGAAAATTAAGTTTTGAAAACATAGATGGCGCAATTATATCCAGCGTTGTTCCGCCTCTTCTTGTGACGTTTCAGGCGCTCTGTGAAAAGTATATGGGAGTAAAGCCCATAGTGGTTGAACCTGGTATAAGGACAGGGATGCCGATACTTTATGAGAATCCGGCTGAACTAGGGGCAGATAGAATAGTGAACGCCGTTGCCGGATATGAGAGGTATAAAAAAGCATTGATCGTAATAGATTTCGGAACTGCCACAACTTTCGACTATGTGACTCCAGAGGGGGAGTTTGCGGGTGGAGCGATAGTTCCGGGACTAATGATCTCTCTTGAGGCCCTTTTCGAGAAAGCTTCAAAGCTTCCGAGGGTGGAACTTGCCATACCGAAGTCGGTTATAGGGAAAAACACGATCCAGGCCATGCAAGCGGGTATTATATTCGGATACGCAAGTCTGGTGGACGGAATCGTAAAAAAAATGAAGGATGAGGTGAAAACAGAGCCTTACGTTGTGGCAACAGGTGGTTTTTCGAAGTTGATATCTCGTGTTTCCAAGACAGTAGACGAGGTGGACGAATTTTTAACCCTTAGGGGACTAAAGATCCTCTACGATAAAAACAAGGATCTTTGTAAGAGAAAAACAAAAAGGGGAAAATGA